A genomic stretch from Chloroflexota bacterium includes:
- a CDS encoding DUF922 domain-containing protein, with amino-acid sequence MNLSNRALAAFIAFLLIACCLTGTAFVVVLGTTLDSPFELAWFAPTPTRTPTVTPTATATRVPPTATRTPAPTSTPVVRIPTVPATPARVQSPTRAALPTRAPTLAANPYNIIVPTPTAPSVVNPVTFESTFRVVTYSVTGKTTNELSRALDVKAIADPHEPNSRYYAMTEWFVSSDWQWQSSARGCELERANVSVTITMTLPALATRQGIASDLLTRWDTFIANTITHEKGHVTRALNGSREYQRALGNLATQSTCLTMRPTLDNLFKQNLDAIDRVNVQYDVETDHGATQGAVFP; translated from the coding sequence ATGAACTTGTCGAACCGCGCACTCGCCGCGTTCATCGCGTTTTTGTTGATCGCGTGTTGTCTCACCGGTACCGCGTTCGTCGTGGTGTTGGGCACGACGCTCGACTCGCCATTCGAACTCGCGTGGTTCGCGCCCACGCCGACGCGCACACCGACGGTAACACCGACTGCCACCGCGACGCGCGTGCCGCCGACGGCGACGCGCACGCCTGCGCCGACGAGCACGCCGGTCGTTCGCATTCCAACTGTTCCCGCGACGCCCGCGCGCGTTCAATCGCCAACGCGCGCGGCATTGCCTACACGCGCGCCCACGCTCGCGGCAAATCCGTACAATATCATCGTGCCCACGCCGACCGCGCCGAGCGTCGTCAACCCAGTCACATTCGAGAGCACATTCCGGGTGGTCACGTACTCGGTTACCGGCAAGACGACGAACGAATTGAGTCGCGCGCTCGATGTCAAAGCGATTGCCGACCCGCACGAACCGAACAGTCGTTATTACGCGATGACCGAATGGTTTGTCTCGTCGGATTGGCAGTGGCAATCCAGTGCGCGCGGCTGCGAATTGGAACGCGCGAATGTGTCGGTTACGATTACGATGACGTTGCCCGCGCTCGCGACGCGGCAAGGCATCGCGTCGGATTTGCTGACGCGCTGGGACACGTTCATCGCGAACACGATCACGCACGAAAAGGGACACGTTACCCGCGCGCTCAATGGGTCGCGCGAATATCAGCGCGCGCTCGGCAACTTGGCGACACAATCAACTTGTTTGACGATGCGACCGACGCTCGACAACTTGTTCAAGCAAAATCTCGACGCGATTGACCGCGTGAATGTGCAGTACGATGTCGAGACCGATCACGGCGCGACGCAAGGCGCGGTGTTCCCTTGA
- a CDS encoding ABC transporter ATP-binding protein has translation MQDTFIQLDNVTRVYTMGQRKLYALREVSLDLHAGEFVAIVGPSGSGKSTMLNLISGIDKPDTGRVFVDGREISALGENALAKWRGEKIGIVFQFFQLLPTLTALENVALPMELRNTFGNHRRDRAQAALARVGLAERATQLPSELSGGEQQRVAIARALANDPPILLADEPTGNLDTDTGQRVVELLAELNRAGKTIVLVTHEEALARAAGRVIHVRDGKIAEQGE, from the coding sequence ATGCAAGACACTTTTATTCAACTCGATAACGTGACGCGCGTGTACACGATGGGACAGCGCAAACTGTACGCGCTGCGCGAGGTCTCGCTCGACCTGCACGCTGGTGAGTTTGTCGCGATTGTCGGACCGTCGGGTAGCGGCAAGTCCACCATGCTCAATCTCATTAGCGGAATTGACAAGCCGGATACGGGGCGCGTCTTCGTGGATGGACGCGAGATCAGCGCGCTCGGCGAGAACGCGCTTGCCAAATGGCGCGGCGAAAAAATCGGCATCGTGTTCCAGTTCTTTCAACTCTTGCCAACCTTGACCGCGCTTGAAAATGTCGCGCTGCCGATGGAACTGCGGAACACGTTCGGCAATCATCGGCGCGACCGCGCGCAAGCCGCGCTCGCGCGCGTGGGACTCGCGGAACGCGCGACCCAGTTGCCCTCCGAGTTGTCCGGCGGCGAACAACAACGCGTCGCGATTGCGCGCGCACTCGCGAACGATCCGCCGATTTTGCTCGCGGACGAACCGACCGGCAATCTCGACACCGACACCGGGCAACGCGTCGTCGAACTGCTCGCCGAGTTGAATCGCGCCGGCAAAACGATCGTGCTCGTCACGCACGAAGAGGCGCTCGCGCGCGCGGCGGGGCGCGTGATTCATGTGCGCGATGGAAAAATCGCGGAGCAGGGTGAATGA